From Eriocheir sinensis breed Jianghai 21 chromosome 16, ASM2467909v1, whole genome shotgun sequence, a single genomic window includes:
- the LOC126999165 gene encoding mucin-2-like, whose amino-acid sequence MQARLYRSPVSPCLPTTPRPTTPFTCRPGSTDPRCPPVCTPGSRDPRCPRPTTPRPTTPFTCRPGSTDPRCPPVCTPGSTDPRCPPVCRPGSTDPKCPRPTTPFTCRPGSTDPRCRKTTTPRPTTPFTCRPGSTDPRCPRPTTPRPTTPFTCRLCGSTVSKTNNTKTNNTIHVQARLYRSPVSPCLYSRLYGSSVSKTYNTKTNNTIHMQARLYRSTVSPCLYSRLYGSTVSKTYNTKTNNTIHVQARLHGSQVSKTYNTKTNNTIHVQARLHGSQVPTTYNTKTNNTIHVQARLHGSPVSKSYNTKTNNTIHVQARLYGSKVSKTYNTKTNNTIHVQARLY is encoded by the exons ATGCAGGCCAGGCTCTACAGATCCCCGGTGTCCCCCTGTCT ACCTACAACACCACGACCAACAACACCATTCACGTGCAGGCCAGGCTCTACGGATCCCCGGTGTCCCCCTGTCTGTACTCCAGGGTCTAGAGATCCTCGGTGTCCAAGACCTACTACACCAAGACCAACAACACCATTCACGTGCAGGCCAGGGTCTACGGATCCCCGGTGTCCCCCGGTCTGTACTCCAGGCTCTACGGATCCCCGGTGTCCCCCTGTCTGTAGGCCAGGCTCCACGGATCCCAAGTGTCCAAGACCAACAACACCATTCACGTGCAGGCCAGGCTCTACGGATCCCCGGTgtcgaaaaacaacaacaccaagaccAACAACACCGTTCACGTGCAGGCCAGGCTCTACGGATCCCCGGTGTCCAAGACCAACAACACCAAGACCAACAACACCATTCACGTGTAG GCTCTGCGGATCCACGGTGTCCAAGACCAACAACACCAAGACCAACAACACCATTCACGTGCAGGCCAGGCTCTACAGATCCCCGGTGTCCCCCTGTCTGTACTCCAG GCTCTACGGATCCTCGGTGTCCAAGACCTACAACACCAAGACCAACAACACCATTCACATGCAGGCCAGGCTCTACAGATCCACGGTGTCCCCCTGTCTGTACTCCAGGCTCTACGGATCCACG GTGTCCAAGACCTACAACACCAAGACCAACAACACCATTCACGTGCAGGCCAGGCTCCACGGATCCCAG GTGTCCAAGACCTACAACACCAAGACCAACAACACCATTCACGTGCAGGCCAGGCTCCACGGATCCCAGGTGCCCACGACCTACAACACCAAGACCAACAACACCATTCACGTGCAGGCCAGGCTCCACGGATCCCCGGTGTCCAAGTCCTACAACACCAAGACCAACAACACCATTCACGTGCAGGCCAGGCTCTACGGATCCAAGGTGTCCAAGACCTACAACACCAAGACCAACAACACCATTCACGTGCAGGCCAGGCTCTACTGA
- the LOC126999162 gene encoding salivary glue protein Sgs-3-like translates to MQARPGSTDPRCPPVCRPGSTDPRCLKPSTPRPTTPFTCRPGSTDPRCPPVCRPSSTDPRCPRPTTPRPTTPFTCRPGSTDPRCPRPTTPFTCRPGSTDSRCPPVCRPGSTDPRCPRPTTPRPTTPFTCRPGSTDPRCPPVCTPGSRDPRCPSPTTPRPTTPFTCRPGSTDPRCAPVCTPGSTDPRCPRPTTPRPTTPFTCRPGSTDPRCPAVCRPGSTDPRCPRPTTPRPITPLTCRPGSTDPRCPRPTTPFTLY, encoded by the exons ATGCAAGCCAG GCCAGGCTCTACGGACCCCCGGTGTCCCCCAGTCTGCAGGCCGGGCTCTACGGATCCAAGATGTCTAAAACCTTCAACACCAAGACCAACTACACCATTCACGTGCAGGCCAGGGTCTACAGATCCGCGGTGTCCCCCTGTTTGCAGGCCAAGTTCAACGGATCCCCGGTGTCCAAGACCTACAACACCAAGACCAACAACACCATTCACGTGCAGGCCAGGCTCTACGGATCCCAGGTGTCCAAGACCAACAACACCTTTCACTTGCAGGCCAGGCTCTACGGATTCCCGGTGTCCCCCAGTCTGCAGGCCAGGATCTACTGATCCCCGGTGCCCAAGACCTACAACACCAAGACCAACAACACCATTCACGTGCAGGCCAGGCTCTACGGATCCCCGGTGTCCCCCTGTCTGTACTCCAGGCTCTAGGGATCCTCGGTGTCCAAGCCCTACAACACCAAGACCAACAACACCATTCACATGCAGGCCAGGCTCTACGGATCCCCGGTGTGCCCCTGTCTGTACTCCAGGCTCAACGGATCCACGGTGTCCAAGACCTACAACACCAAGACCAACGACACCATTTACGTGCAGGCCAGGCTCTACGGATCCCAGGTGTCCAGCTGTTTGCAGGCCAGGCTCTACGGATCCACGGTGTCCAAGACCAACAACACCAAGACCAATAACACCATTAACGTGCAGGCCAGGCTCAACAGATCCTAGATGTCCAAGACCAACAACACCATTCAC GCTCTACTGA
- the LOC126999163 gene encoding foot protein 1 variant 1-like: protein MEYRQGDTGDLTWSTDRGTPGIRRAWPAREWSCWSWCCRSWTPRIPRAWSTDRGTPGIRRAWPAREWCCWSWCCRSWTPWIPRAWSTDRGTPGICRTWPAREWSCWSWSRRSWTPWIRRPGPADRGTPGIRRAWPAREWCCWPWCCRSWTSRIRRAWPADKGTPGIRRTWPAREWCCWSWCCRSWTPRIPRAWSTDSGTPGIRRAWPAREWCCWSWCCRSWTPIIRRAWSTDRGTPGICRAWPACEWCCWSWCCRSWTPGIRRAWPAREWCCWSWCCRSWTPWIRRVWSTDRGTLGICRAWPAREWCCWSRCCRSWTPRIPRAWSTDRGTPGIRRAWPAREWCCWSWCCRSWTPWIRRAWSTDRGTPGIRRAWPAREWCCWSWCCRSWTPRIPRAWSTDRGTPGIRRAWPAREWCCWSWCCRSWTPWIRRAWSADRGTPGIRRAWPAREWCCWSWCCWSWTPGIRRAWPAREWCCWSWTSRIC, encoded by the exons ATGGAGTACAGACAGGGGGACACTGGGGATCT AACCTGGAGTACAGACAGGGGGACACCGGGGATCCGTAGAGCCTGGCCTGCACGTGAATGGAGTTGTTGGTCTTGGTGTTGTAGGTCTTGGACACCGAGGATCCCTAGAGCCTGGAGTACAGACAGGGGGACACCGGGGATCCGTAGAGCCTGGCCTGCACGTGAATGGTGTTGTTGGTCTTGGTGTTGTAG GTCTTGGACACCGTGGATCCCTAGAGCCTGGAGTACAGACAGGGGGACACCGGGGATCTGTAGAACCTGGCCTGCACGTGAATGGAGTTGTTGGTCTTGGAGTCGTAGGTCTTGGACACCGTGGATCCGAAGACCCGGGCCTGCAGACAGGGGGACACCGGGGATCCGTAGAGCCTGGCCTGCACGTGAATGGTGTTGTTGGCCCTGGTGTTGTAGGTCGTGGACATCGAGGATCCGTAGAGCCTGGCCTGCAGACAAGGGGACACCGGGGATCCGTAGAACCTGGCCTGCACGTGAATGGTGTTGTTGGTCTTGGTGTTGTAGGTCTTGGACACCGAGGATCCCTAGAGCCTGGAGTACAGACAGCGGGACACCGGGGATCCGTAGAGCCTGGCCTGCACGTGAATGGTGTTGTTGGTCGTGGTGTTGTAGGTCTTGGACACCGATAATCCGTAGAGCCTGGAGTACAGACAGGGGGACACCGGGGATCTGTAGAGCCTGGCCTGCATGTGAATGGTGTTGTTGGTCTTGGTGTTGTAGGTCTTGGACACCGGGGATCCGTAGAGCCTGGCCTGCACGTGAATGGTGTTGTTGGTCTTGGTGTTGTAGGTCTTGGACACCGTGGATCCGTAGAGTATGGAGTACAGACAGGGGGACACTGGGGATCTGTAGAGCCTGGCCTGCACGTGAATGGTGTTGTTGGTCTAGGTGTTGTAGGTCTTGGACACCGAGGATCCCTAGAGCCTGGAGTACAGACAGGGGGACACCGGGGATCCGTAGAGCCTGGCCTGCACGTGAATGGTGTTGTTGGTCTTGGTGTTGTAGGTCTTGGACACCGTGGATCCGTAGAGCCTGGAGTACAGACAGGGGGACACCGGGGATCCGTAGAGCCTGGCCTGCACGTGAATGGTGTTGTTGGTCTTGGTGTTGTAGGTCTTGGACACCGAGGATCCCTAGAGCCTGGAGTACAGACAGGGGGACACCGGGGATCCGTAGAGCCTGGCCTGCACGTGAATGGTGTTGTTGGTCTTGGTGTTGTAGGTCTTGGACACCGTGGATCCGTAGAGCCTGGAGTGCAGACAGGGGGACACCGGGTATCCGCAGAGCCTGGCCTGCACGTGAATGGTGTTGTTGGTCTTGGTGTTGTTGGTCTTGGACACCTGGGATCCGTAGAGCCTGGCCTGCACGTGAATGGTGTTGTTGGTCTTGGACATCTAGGATCTGTTGA